The Drosophila teissieri strain GT53w chromosome X, Prin_Dtei_1.1, whole genome shotgun sequence genome has a segment encoding these proteins:
- the LOC122623499 gene encoding GPI inositol-deacylase, with the protein MFMFRNCAVLLVIGSICCFIYGLFRLHVEVEPNACRMTYMFGEPMFAKVGVRDGDQYPNYGLYYYYEGLRQPLDPLRRRMTGAPVIFVPGNAGSYKQVRSLASVALRKAMSNDAGIHLDYYTIDYDEELSALYGGYLPRQRSYLKLCIRTILSIYEGRTEQPSIVLIGHSMGGKLAQSVLVDPAIGQHINTIISISTPLDQPVLNLDAQLEEFYDQTDVVLSKLRTATVPTMTTNVCDSLHQRPPSVQRMASQDSSARLDNVLLISTGGGNRDLLVRPGLTSSRFNDLHAMTSAIPKVSLSCDHLSAVWCLQFMQAINRFLFSIAYVREDRSSIAFGTIKQRNLQSALSTFVKPRRRQQNTVRFGAAGNWHEERRLVINKFFTNGLKGTFFDLIGLQRLERYRKAAIEALNVDDEDWLFGCSAENHNKTGPLYCEKATSLMHLVHWLPNEDRDPRSVALLDLHNLRKTYVHWTHLLVRLPPSAKRIGYNLDIYDPKERVTDIKMPRWYTMSKLPLINETLQGTLHHRLRISEMVDPYQSIRVIVEPLQCINPEYRVTARICVPWAAGYERFQTLKSFDQKPQLYVNVPTLVPRHYNTTLNPVTLDLYLDPTCRYRISYEYSYSSALSRLVLEFYGWLPAHLVCVLLIVLRKQVETFHDVGTFRSLRPYVGYLQYTSLYIVTACRILKKLIISSRVFPEPEPLDYSINVSIVIHCAAIALSLLATLGTWLALTLYGNAFYRLALRITRLSQATSNVMISIMTHLPITYGILTIATAMGTCSGVGLLLAFVFYFLMLSNAYKDYLEDFLWQKAANLVRGKPSAVTAQEPSIGEDSTEEQNAERKALEQKDEQQQQQQEEEPEPCVGLQNFSFHVTLLLMLLMQLLLNAPSSLAWLRSRRHGIQLPDPSLYPSIVVLASLSLLLQLRAPQKCQGYWMLSMVFYVLAGVVLLYCQAAIYRLTYVIAGAFALLSAHQSLWILWRRVSQV; encoded by the exons ATGTTTATGTTCCGGAACTGCGCTGTTCTCCTGGTGATCGGCTCCATCTGCTGCTTCATCTACGGCCTCTTCCGCCTACACGTGGAGGTGGAGCCCAATGCCTGCCGGATGACATACATGTTCGGCGAACCCATGTTTGCG AAAGTGGGAGTCAGGGATGGTGATCAGTATCCTAACTATGGACTGTACTATTACTACGAGGGACTGCGTCAGCCGCTGGATCCGCTCAGGCGCCGGATGACGGGTGCTCCGGTTATCTTCGTGCCCGGCAACGCCGGCTCCTACAAACAAGTGCGTTCTTTAGCCTCCGTTGCGCTCCGCAAGGCAATGTCCAACGATGCGGGCATCCACCTGGACTACTACACAATTGACTACGACGAGGAGTTGTCCGCTCTGTACGGTGGCTATCTGCCTCGTCAAAGAAGCTATCTGAAGCTTTGCATTCGCACCATCCTGTCGATCTACGAGGGTCGCACGGAGCAGCCCTCCATCGTGTTGATTGGCCACTCAATGGGCGGCAAGCTGGCGCAGTCGGTGCTAGTGGATCCCGCCATTGGCCAGCACATCAATACAATTATTAGCATCTCTACGCCACTGGATCAGCCGGTGCTCAATCTGGATGCCCAACTGGAGGAGTTCTACGACCAAACAGACGTCGTGCTGAGCAAGCTGCGCACTGCCACAGTGCCTACGATGACCACAAATGTCTGTGACAGCCTGCACCAGCGACCACCGAGTGTGCAGCGAATGGCCAGCCAGGACAGCTCGGCTCGGCTGGACAACGTGCTGCTTATTTCCACGGGCGGTGGCAATAGGGATCTGCTGGTGCGACCAGGACTCACCAGCTCCCGGTTCAACGATCTGCATGCCATG ACATCAGCGATACCCAAAGTCAGTCTGAGCTGTGACCACCTGTCGGCCGTGTGGTGCTTGCAGTTTATGCAGGCCATCAATCGGTTTCTGTTCAGCATTGCCTATGTCCGCGAGGATCGCTCATCGATCGCGTTTGGAACCATCAAGCAGCGCAACCTGCAGTCGGCATTGTCCACCTTTGTG aAGCCTCGAAGGCGTCAGCAGAATACGGTGCGATTCGGAGCTGCTGGAAATTGGCACGAGGAGCGGCGTCTGGTGATAAACAAGTTCTTCACGAACGGACTCAAGGGCACCTTCTTCGATTTGATTGGTTTGCAGCGACTGGAGCGGTATAGAAAGGCGGCCATCGAGGCCTTGAATGTGGATGACGAGGACTGGTTGTTCGGATGCTCCGCAGAGAATCACAATAAGACGGGACCGCTTTACTG CGAAAAGGCTACCTCCCTGATGCACCTCGTCCACTGGCTGCCCAACGAAGACCGCGATCCACGTAGCGTTGCTCTTCTCGATCTACACAACCTGCGCAAGACCTATGTTCACTGGACCCACTTGCTCGTTCGCCTGCCACCGAGCGCCAAGCGAATCGGCTACAACCTGGACATCTACGACCCCAAAGAGCGTGTGACGGACATCAAGATGCCTCGCTGGTACACAATGTCCAAACTGCCATTAATAAACGAGACTCTCCAGGGCACGCTGCACCATCGGCTGCGCATCTCCGAGATGGTGGATCCATACCAGAGCATTCGGGTGATTGTGGAGCCGCTGCAGTGCATCAATCCCGAGTATAGGGTAACTGCGAGGATATGCGTTCCGTGGGCAGCGGGCTACGAACGCTTCCAAACACTAAA ATCGTTTGATCAGAAGCCCCAATTGTATGTAAATGTGCCTACATTAGTGCCCAGACACTATAACACCACGCTCAATCCTGTGACACTGGATCTATATCTGGATCCCACCTGCCGCTATCGAATCAG CTACGAGTACTCATATTCCTCAGCGCTATCTCGGCTGGTTCTGGAATTCTACGGCTGGTTGCCGGCGCACTTGGTCTGCGTGCTACTGATTGTGCTGAGAAAGCAGGTTGAGACCTTTCACGACGTGGGAACTTTTCGTAGCCTGCGTCCTTATGTGGGCTATCTGCAGTACACATCACTCTATATTGTCACTG CCTGTCGCATCCTAAAGAAACTCATCATCAGCAGCCGCGTGTTTCCGGAGCCAGAGCCATTGGACTACAGCATCAATGTGTCCATTGTAATCCACTGTGCGGCCATTGCCTTATCGCTGCTGGCCACGCTGGGCACTTGGTTGGCCCTCACGCTCTATGGCAATGCATTCTACCGCCTAGCCCTGCGGATAACACGCCTATCCCAGGCGACTTCCAACGTGATGATCTCGATCATGACCCACTTGCCCATTACGTACGGTATTCTCACTATTGCCACGGCCATGGGCACCTGCAGCGGAGTGGGTCTTCTTCTGGCCTTTGTCTTCTACTTCCTGATGCTCTCGAATGCCTATAAGGATTATCTGGAGGACTTTCTATGGCAGAAGGCGGCTAATTTGGTGCGTGGCAAGCCTTCTGCAGTGACTGCACAGGAACCTTCCATCGGAGAAGATTCAACGGAGGAGCAAAATGCAGAACGCAAGGCGCTGGAGCAGAAGGAcgaacaacagcagcagcagcaggaggaagAGCCGGAGCCTTGTGTGGGCCTGCAGAACTTCTCCTTTCACGTCactctgctgctgatgctactcatgcagctgctgctcaatGCTCCCAGCAGTTTGGCTTGGTTGCGCAGTCGCCG GCATGGCATTCAGCTGCCGGATCCGAGCTTGTATCCCAGCATCGTGGTATTGGCATCACTGAGtcttctgctgcagctgcgagCTCCCCAAAAATG CCAGGGATACTGGATGCTCTCCATGGTGTTCTACGTTCTGGCAGGCGTGGTCTTACTGTACTGTCAGGCGGCCATCTACAGGCTGACCTATGTGATTGCCGGGGCCTTCGCCCTGCTGTCTGCCCACCAAAGTCTCTGGATCCTATGGCGTCGTGTGTCCCAAGTCTAG
- the LOC122624850 gene encoding translation initiation factor IF-2, with product MARYQSSISIGILVVLLIDQLANAQFVPGPISGPIPRQQRSLFGPGPPPGWSSGGLSHGWNSPSFEFSPLPPSHSPHVTKDELLALLAAWKDVAKPTTPAPEPEPEEPEPEPETTTPAPPEDEDEPEPEAPAPEAPAGPPPGVPITVSLPALVPIQLAAMWQQPAPGAAPGGLGPLNLGGLGLGGGIALNNLGGGAAAAGGAVAVGGGGAAAAGAAAAARSGLARPRARARIGGRASNAQQPAIRFPVANPRSFTSNNYVAPRPRYYRDTEPMRVNVMAPPPYQMANVQGPVQLVPAYWQ from the exons ATGGCCAGATATCAGAGTAGCATTAGCATCGGGATCCTTGTGGTCCTGCTGATCGATCAGCTGGCCAACGCCCAGTTCGTGCCGGGCCCGATCTCTGGCCCCATTCCCCGCCAGCAGAGATCGCTCTTTGGGCCCGGTCCGCCGCCCGGCTGGAGTAGCGGTGGCCTCAGCCACGGCTGGAACAGTCCCAGCTTCGAGTTCAGCCCGCTGCCGCCATCCCACAGTCCGCATGTGACCAAGGACGAGCTGCTGGCCCTGCTGGCCGCCTGGAAGGATGTGGCCAAGCCGACGACTCCGGCACCGGAGCCAGAGCCCGAGGAGCCCGAACCCGAGCCGGAGACCACAACGCCTGCGCCGcccgaggatgaggacgaacCAGAGCCGGAGGCGCCAGCACCAGAGGCACCAGCTGGTCCACCACCGGGCGTACCCATTACCGTCTCCCTGCCCGCCCTCGTGCCCATTCAACTGGCGGCCATGTGGCAACAGCCGGCGCCAGGAGCAGCGCCCGGCGGACTGGGTCCTCTGAATTTGGGCGGCTTGGGTCTGGGCGGTGGCATTGCCCTGAACAATCTCGGCGGCGGTGCGGCTGCAGCCGGAGGAGCTGTAGCGGTCGGTGGCGGAGGAGCGGCGGCCGCCGGCGCTGCGGCAGCGGCACGATCCGGACTGGCACGCCCCAGAGCTCGGGCCAGGATCGGAGGACGTGCGTCCAATGCCCAGCAGCCCGCCATACGCTTCCCGGTGGCCAATCCGCGCAGCTTCACCTCGAACAACTATGTGGCGCCCAGGCCGCGCTACTATCGCGACACGGAGCCCATGCG CGTCAACGTGATGGCACCTCCGCCCTACCAAATGGCCAATGTCCAGGGTCCCGTGCAACTGGTGCCCGCCTACTGGCAATAG
- the LOC122623381 gene encoding gustatory receptor 5a for trehalose: MRQLKERNRQLKIQGKIWLKNLKSGLNQFRECQVRGTRKNFLHNGSFHEAVAPVLAVAQCFCLMPVSGISAPSYRGLRFSRRSWRFWYSSLYLCSTSVDLGFSIRKVAHSVLDVRSVEPIVFHVSILIASWQFLKLAQLWPGLMRHWAAVERRLPGYSCCLQRARPARRLKLVAFVLLTVSLMEHLLSIISVVYYDFCPRRRDPVESYLHGTSAQLFDVFPYSNWLAWLGKIQNVLLTFGWSYMDIFLMMLGIGLSEMLARLNRSLEQQVRQPMPEAYWTWSRTLYRSIVELIREVDDAVSGIMLISFGSNLYFICLQLLKSINTMPSSAHAVYFYFSLLFLLSRATAVLLFVSAINDQAREPLRLLRLVPLNGYHPEVFRFAAELASDQVALTGLKFFNVTRKLFLAMAGTVATYELVLIQFHEDKKSWDCSSTNLN, translated from the exons ATGCGACAGCTAAAAGAGCGAAATCGGCAACTGAAAATTCAGGGCAAGATCTGGTTAAAAAACCTTAAAAGCGGCTTGAATCAGTTTCGAG AATGCCAGGTGCGCGGAACGCGAAAGAACTTCCTGCACAATGGCTCCTTCCATGAGGCAGTGGCTCCGGTGCTGGCAGTGGCCCAGTGCTTCTGCTTGATGCCCGTGAGTGGAATCAGTGCTCCCTCCTACAGAGGATTGCGCTTCAGCCGGCGTAGCTGGCGCTTTTGGTACAGCTCCTTGTACCTCTGCTCCACGTCGGTGGATCTGGGCTTCAGCATCCGCAAGGTGGCCCACAGTGTGCTGGATGTGCGCAGTGTGG AGCCCATAGTTTTTCACGTGAGCATCCTGATCGCCTCCTGGCAGTTCCTGAAACTGGCCCAACTCTGGCCAGGATTGATGCGCCACTGGGCGGCGGTGGAACGGCGGCTACCCGGCTACAGCTGCTGCCTGCAACGGGCTCGTCCTGCCCGTCGCCTCAAGTTGGTGGCCTTCGTGCTGCTGACAGTTTCGCTGA TGGAGCACCTGCTGAGCATCATTTCGGTGGTGTACTACGACTTTTGCCCGCGAAGAAGGGATCCCGTGGAATCCTATTTGCATGGCACCAGTGCCCAGTTGTTCGATGTGTTTCCGTACTCCAACTGGCTGGCGTGGCTGGGCAAGATTCAGAACGTGCTGCTCACCTTCGGCTGGAGCTACATGGACATATTCCTGATGATGCTGGGCATCGGTCTCAGCGAGATGCTGGCCAGGCTGAATCGCAGCTTGGAGCAGCAGGTACGACAG ccCATGCCGGAAGCCTATTGGACTTGGTCACGCACTCTTTACCGCTCCATAGTGGAGCTCATACGGGAGGTGGATGACGCCGTGTCCGGCATAATGCTGATATCCTTCGGCAGCAATCTGTACTTCATCTGCCTGCAGCTCCTCAAGAGCATCAA CACCATGCCCTCCTCCGCCCACGCCgtctacttctacttctcgCTGTTGTTCCTGCTCAGCCGTGCCACGGCCGTGCTGCTCTTCGTGTCGGCGATCAACGACCAGGCCAGGGAGCCACTGCGTCTGCTGCGCCTTGTCCCGCTCAACGGCTATCATCCGGAGGTCTTCCGCTTTGCCGCAGAGCTGGCCAGCGATCAGGTGGCGCTAACGGGCCTCAAGTTCTTCAATGTCACCAGGAAGCTGTTTCTGGCG ATGGCGGGTACGGTGGCCACCTATGAACTAGTGCTCATCCAGTTTCACGAGGACAAAAAGTCCTGGGACTGCTCGTCCACCAATTTGAATTAG